The Georgenia faecalis genome includes a window with the following:
- a CDS encoding heparan-alpha-glucosaminide N-acetyltransferase domain-containing protein has translation MIDTRPEAPLASRPVSAREGVGIPHDCEVATDVSATGTVAVGSSERRLVGVDVARGLALVGMMAVHVLPLVGPDDGMSIPWVLAAGKAAALFAVLAGVGIAFGSGGRRRPSGRRRDAAAVSLVVRALMIGAVGLLLGYVVPADRAGVILAYYALLFVLAIPLLALSTRALVAIAATIVVVMPVLSHLVRAALPAAAGTNPTFTDLLTRPVELTTELALTGTYPALPWLAYVCVGLAVGRAALTSRGVVARIGILGVVIALAAGGGSWLVMNVAGGWRNLEATALLTMSAEDYTDLVVWGPSGSTPTTSPWWLGIMAPHSSTPFDLAFTIGTSLAVLAAAVLLGRVASRVLAPLAAAGSMTFTLYALHLLMVSSPVQPPSETLAFVLQLAVVLAFALLCSRRFSRGPLEAAVWRVTRHVRRRVMEARGGSAHTGSTPSAEAPTGSTPSADAPAGSPAAPAGEAPPARPAPEWSVGLAQARAERGATS, from the coding sequence ATGATCGACACCCGCCCCGAGGCGCCCCTAGCCTCTCGCCCCGTCTCCGCCCGCGAGGGCGTGGGTATCCCCCACGACTGCGAGGTGGCGACGGACGTCTCGGCCACGGGCACGGTCGCGGTCGGGTCGTCCGAGCGCCGGCTCGTCGGGGTCGACGTCGCGCGCGGCCTCGCACTCGTCGGAATGATGGCGGTCCACGTCCTCCCGCTGGTGGGGCCCGACGACGGGATGTCAATCCCCTGGGTCCTGGCTGCCGGCAAAGCCGCTGCACTCTTCGCCGTGCTGGCCGGGGTGGGCATCGCCTTCGGCAGCGGCGGACGTCGCCGGCCGTCGGGCCGGCGCCGGGACGCCGCGGCCGTCTCGCTTGTCGTCCGCGCCCTCATGATCGGCGCCGTGGGTCTCCTGCTCGGCTATGTCGTCCCCGCCGACCGCGCCGGAGTCATCCTCGCCTATTACGCGCTGCTCTTCGTGCTCGCGATCCCCCTGCTCGCCCTCTCCACGCGCGCCCTCGTGGCCATCGCCGCCACGATCGTCGTCGTCATGCCGGTGCTGAGCCACCTCGTGCGCGCGGCGCTCCCGGCAGCCGCCGGGACGAATCCCACCTTCACCGATCTCCTCACGCGCCCCGTGGAGCTGACGACGGAGCTCGCGCTGACCGGGACCTACCCCGCGCTGCCGTGGCTCGCCTACGTGTGCGTCGGGCTCGCGGTAGGCAGGGCCGCCCTCACCTCCCGCGGTGTGGTCGCGCGGATCGGCATCCTTGGCGTCGTCATCGCGCTCGCGGCGGGCGGCGGGTCCTGGCTCGTCATGAACGTCGCCGGAGGATGGCGCAACCTCGAGGCGACCGCCCTGCTCACCATGTCCGCCGAGGACTACACGGATCTCGTCGTGTGGGGTCCCTCCGGCTCGACGCCGACGACCTCACCCTGGTGGCTCGGCATCATGGCGCCGCACTCCTCGACGCCCTTCGACCTCGCCTTCACGATCGGCACCTCGCTGGCGGTCCTCGCCGCCGCCGTGCTCCTGGGCCGGGTGGCGTCCCGCGTGCTCGCGCCGCTCGCCGCCGCCGGCAGCATGACGTTCACGCTCTACGCCCTGCACCTGCTCATGGTCAGCTCACCCGTCCAGCCCCCCAGCGAGACCCTGGCGTTCGTGCTTCAGCTCGCGGTCGTCCTCGCCTTCGCCCTGCTGTGTAGCCGCCGGTTCTCTCGCGGTCCGCTCGAGGCGGCCGTGTGGCGGGTGACCCGCCACGTGCGCCGACGCGTCATGGAGGCGCGGGGCGGCTCCGCACACACCGGGAGCACCCCGAGCGCGGAGGCACCGACCGGGAGCACCCCGAGCGCGGACGCACCGGCCGGGAGCCCCGCCGCGCCGGCCGGTGAGGCGCCGCCCGCGCGTCCCGCACCGGAGTGGTCCGTCGGGCTCGCGCAGGCCCGCGCCGAGCGCGGGGCAACGTCATGA
- a CDS encoding Pls/PosA family non-ribosomal peptide synthetase — translation MTHTTSTTSAQTHVRDVPGVPAAHATGPTALARLHHYFERTCDARPTARALECDGESLSYQALDEWANRLAHHLLDGGLRPGARVGILVPRSVPMYVSVLAVLKSGATFVPIDPAAPAERVAYIAEDSDLELMLTTSAHLETCAELAVPVVALDRAAGAVAVRPDVRPTVSTSGDPTSYIIYTSGSSGRPKGVEIAESSICNFINIVPPLYGVKPSDRVYQGMTIAFDFSIEEIWPTWAVGATLVAGPTDARRVGPGLADFLEDSAITMIYCVPTVLATLDRTIPSIRTVNVGGEACPQELVERWGGEGRRILNTYGPTETTVTCTWADLHVGHPVTIGWALPTYTVTLRDEDRTSVPFGEVGEICVSGPGVARGYVNRPDLTADRFVPDPDGPPGTRMYRTGDLGRFLPAGDIEYLGRADSEVKVRGNRVDLQEIESVILGDDHVSAAVVTLLPATESGGELAGYLLLAEGAPRDGDLIARLHAELRRKVPPYMVPAYLEIVAEIPMLPSGKADRSRLPAPQGSRLVAGDHDYVAPETATEERVAAVWGDVLRLPGGSLSVEADFFDDLGGHSLLAATVVSRLRATESNAGLSIRDLYANPTVRTLARHQELSLLEHGGEPEQGPPPRPVPPTRWRVAAFALSQLSWVYSLLVFFMLPIGIVYSVHGGEPNLAMLEQLLVLFPLSYLFGRWVVPVVGVRLLARGVTPGTYPLWGSTHLRVWATQKAMVLSPLTMLSGSPWAASYLRLAGARVGDACHIGTAEIPLPHLVDLGDGATIGYASHLNAFEIADGTLTIGAITIADDAVVGANTVLEGPCVVGTGAILREQSLLQAGQRVPDATTWSGSPATALDSAGDPVFDLMTECSAAPRQWPVRLLPAFGAGLAFLELLPLLAMAPIVALVWWMLLTQGVVAALIATVLSGPVFVATTCTLIIGVRRLVLPATPVGIHHLRSQLGMEKWFGDKLLEQSLSLNNTLYATLYTPMWLRALGARVGSGAEVSTIANIDPDILTLEDGAFVADMASVGSATYCNGHVAFRPTTVGRRAFVGNASFIPSGTHLGDGSLIGVQSVPPVSGAVPGSSWLGSPAIYLPRREMYDEFTEAQTFRPSARQVRHRYVIELLRIVLPASMLGLSTFATLLAVSAIATTVPMYLLVLLTPLIALGASLALVLAVAALKWTVVGRYRRRVEPLWSGFVRRTEFVTGIYEAVAVPALLAVLAGTPLLAPLLRLFGARIGRRTLIDTTYITEFDLIEIGDDVTVGSHASLQTHLFEDRVMKMSTISLGAGASVGSRAVVLYDSALGEESTLAPLSLVMKGESLLPGTSWRGIPAGPAPRRTRVSPGTEQAGAVR, via the coding sequence ATGACGCACACGACCAGCACCACGTCCGCCCAGACCCATGTCCGCGACGTCCCCGGTGTGCCGGCCGCGCACGCGACCGGGCCGACGGCGCTGGCCCGACTCCACCACTACTTCGAGCGCACGTGCGACGCGCGGCCGACCGCAAGAGCCCTCGAGTGCGACGGGGAGTCACTCAGCTACCAGGCGCTCGACGAGTGGGCGAACAGGCTGGCGCACCACCTGCTGGACGGTGGTCTGCGGCCAGGGGCGCGGGTGGGGATCCTCGTCCCCCGGTCGGTGCCGATGTACGTCTCCGTGCTCGCGGTGCTCAAGTCCGGGGCCACGTTCGTCCCCATCGATCCCGCCGCACCAGCGGAGCGGGTGGCGTACATCGCGGAGGACTCGGACCTGGAGCTCATGCTCACCACGTCAGCGCACCTCGAGACCTGCGCGGAGCTCGCTGTGCCGGTGGTGGCGCTGGACCGTGCCGCCGGCGCCGTCGCCGTGCGTCCCGACGTGCGGCCGACCGTGTCGACCTCGGGCGACCCGACTAGCTACATCATCTACACCTCCGGCTCGAGCGGCCGCCCCAAGGGCGTCGAGATCGCCGAGTCGAGCATCTGCAACTTCATCAACATCGTCCCCCCGCTCTACGGCGTGAAGCCCTCCGACCGCGTGTACCAGGGCATGACGATCGCGTTCGACTTCTCCATCGAGGAGATCTGGCCCACCTGGGCGGTGGGAGCCACGCTCGTGGCCGGCCCCACCGACGCACGTCGCGTGGGCCCAGGGCTGGCCGACTTCCTCGAGGACTCCGCGATCACGATGATCTACTGCGTCCCGACGGTGCTGGCGACCCTGGACCGCACCATCCCCTCGATCCGCACCGTCAACGTCGGCGGGGAGGCCTGCCCCCAAGAGCTCGTCGAGCGGTGGGGCGGCGAGGGGCGGCGCATCCTCAACACGTACGGCCCCACGGAGACCACGGTCACCTGCACCTGGGCAGACCTCCACGTCGGCCACCCGGTCACGATCGGCTGGGCGCTGCCGACGTACACGGTCACGCTCCGCGACGAGGACCGCACCTCCGTGCCATTCGGCGAGGTCGGTGAGATCTGCGTCAGCGGTCCCGGCGTGGCGCGCGGCTACGTCAACCGTCCCGACCTCACCGCCGACCGCTTCGTCCCCGACCCCGACGGCCCCCCCGGGACGCGGATGTACCGCACCGGCGATCTCGGCCGGTTCCTGCCCGCCGGCGACATCGAGTACCTCGGCCGCGCCGACAGCGAGGTCAAGGTCCGCGGCAACCGCGTCGACCTCCAGGAGATCGAGAGCGTCATCCTGGGCGACGACCACGTCTCGGCCGCCGTCGTCACGCTCCTGCCCGCCACCGAGAGCGGGGGCGAGCTGGCCGGCTACCTCCTCCTGGCCGAGGGCGCCCCCCGCGACGGTGACCTCATCGCCCGGCTGCACGCCGAGCTGCGTCGTAAGGTCCCGCCCTACATGGTGCCCGCCTACCTGGAGATCGTCGCGGAGATCCCGATGCTCCCCAGCGGCAAGGCCGACCGGTCCAGGCTGCCGGCCCCCCAGGGGTCCCGCCTCGTCGCCGGAGACCACGACTACGTCGCCCCCGAGACGGCGACCGAGGAGCGGGTTGCGGCCGTGTGGGGGGACGTGCTGCGCCTTCCGGGCGGCTCGTTGTCCGTCGAGGCAGACTTCTTCGACGACCTCGGCGGCCACTCCCTCCTCGCGGCCACGGTGGTGTCCAGGCTCCGCGCGACGGAGAGCAACGCCGGCCTGTCCATCCGCGACCTCTACGCCAACCCCACGGTCCGCACGCTGGCACGCCACCAGGAGCTCAGCCTCCTCGAGCACGGAGGCGAGCCGGAGCAGGGCCCCCCGCCCCGTCCCGTGCCGCCCACCCGCTGGCGGGTGGCCGCGTTCGCGCTGTCTCAGCTCAGCTGGGTGTACAGCCTGCTGGTCTTCTTCATGCTGCCGATCGGGATCGTGTACAGCGTCCACGGCGGCGAGCCGAACCTCGCGATGCTCGAGCAGCTCCTGGTCCTCTTCCCGCTGTCCTACCTCTTCGGGCGGTGGGTGGTGCCGGTGGTCGGCGTGCGCCTGCTCGCCCGCGGCGTGACCCCGGGCACGTACCCGCTGTGGGGCTCGACGCACCTGCGCGTGTGGGCCACGCAGAAGGCCATGGTGCTCTCGCCCCTGACGATGCTCTCGGGGTCGCCCTGGGCGGCGTCCTACCTCCGCCTCGCCGGCGCCCGGGTGGGCGACGCGTGCCACATCGGCACAGCCGAGATCCCGCTGCCGCACCTCGTCGACCTGGGGGACGGCGCCACGATCGGCTACGCCTCCCACCTCAACGCCTTCGAGATAGCGGACGGCACTCTCACGATCGGCGCCATCACCATCGCCGACGACGCCGTCGTCGGCGCCAACACCGTCCTCGAGGGTCCTTGCGTGGTGGGCACGGGGGCGATCCTGCGCGAGCAGTCCCTCCTCCAGGCCGGTCAGCGGGTCCCGGACGCGACGACATGGTCCGGCTCCCCCGCAACGGCGCTGGACTCGGCGGGCGACCCGGTCTTCGACCTCATGACCGAGTGCTCCGCGGCGCCACGTCAGTGGCCGGTCCGGCTCCTGCCCGCCTTCGGCGCGGGCCTGGCCTTCCTCGAGCTGCTGCCCCTCCTGGCCATGGCACCGATCGTGGCCCTCGTCTGGTGGATGCTCCTGACCCAGGGCGTGGTGGCTGCCCTCATCGCCACCGTCCTGTCGGGACCTGTCTTCGTGGCCACGACCTGCACCCTCATCATCGGGGTCAGGCGCCTCGTGCTGCCCGCGACCCCCGTCGGCATCCACCACCTGCGCTCGCAGCTCGGGATGGAGAAGTGGTTCGGGGACAAGCTGCTCGAGCAGAGCCTTTCCCTCAACAACACCCTCTACGCCACCCTCTACACCCCCATGTGGCTGCGTGCGCTCGGCGCCCGCGTCGGCAGCGGTGCCGAGGTATCCACCATCGCCAACATCGACCCCGACATCCTCACCCTCGAGGACGGCGCGTTCGTCGCCGACATGGCCAGCGTCGGCAGCGCGACGTACTGCAACGGCCACGTCGCCTTCCGCCCCACCACCGTCGGGAGGCGCGCCTTCGTCGGTAACGCCTCCTTCATCCCCTCCGGCACCCACCTCGGCGACGGATCGCTCATCGGCGTCCAGTCCGTCCCCCCGGTCTCCGGTGCTGTCCCTGGGAGCTCCTGGCTCGGCTCACCCGCGATCTACCTGCCCCGCCGCGAGATGTACGACGAGTTCACCGAGGCGCAGACCTTCAGGCCGTCGGCACGCCAAGTGCGCCACCGCTACGTCATCGAGCTGCTCCGCATCGTGCTGCCGGCCTCGATGCTCGGGCTCTCCACGTTCGCCACGCTGCTGGCCGTCTCGGCCATCGCGACCACCGTCCCGATGTACCTGCTGGTCCTCCTCACGCCCCTCATCGCGCTCGGGGCGAGCCTCGCCCTCGTCCTGGCGGTCGCCGCGCTGAAGTGGACCGTCGTGGGCCGGTACCGCCGCCGGGTGGAGCCGTTGTGGAGCGGCTTCGTCCGCCGCACCGAGTTCGTGACCGGCATCTACGAAGCCGTGGCGGTGCCGGCCCTGCTCGCCGTGCTCGCCGGCACCCCCCTCCTCGCGCCCCTGCTCCGCCTCTTCGGCGCCCGCATCGGTCGCCGCACCCTCATCGACACCACCTACATCACCGAGTTCGACCTCATCGAGATCGGTGACGACGTCACGGTCGGCTCCCACGCCTCGCTTCAGACGCACCTCTTCGAGGACAGGGTCATGAAGATGTCGACCATCTCCCTCGGCGCAGGCGCGAGCGTGGGCTCGCGCGCCGTCGTTCTGTACGACTCCGCCCTGGGTGAGGAGAGCACGCTTGCCCCGCTGTCCCTCGTGATGAAGGGCGAAAGCCTCCTGCCCGGGACGTCCTGGCGCGGTATCCCCGCCGGACCCGCGCCACGGCGCACCCGCGTGAGTCCCGGCACCGAGCAGGCAGGAGCTGTCCGATGA
- a CDS encoding amino-acid N-acetyltransferase — MSSSGGRPDGGDKPRVVVRQALPADARRIRDIVAPNATEGILIDKDLVAYFESIQEFVVAEVPDGDERTVVGCGALHVLWDDIAEVRTLAVDRRFLRRGVGHHVLGTLLERARALGLKRVFSLTFEVEFFGGHGFVPIAGTPVGTDVYAAMLRSHDDGVAEFLDLARVKPNTLGNTRMLLEL, encoded by the coding sequence ATGAGCAGCAGCGGCGGACGCCCCGACGGCGGCGACAAGCCTCGCGTCGTCGTGCGCCAGGCGCTCCCGGCGGACGCCCGCCGGATCCGCGACATCGTCGCCCCCAACGCCACCGAGGGCATCCTCATCGACAAGGACCTCGTCGCGTATTTCGAGTCGATACAGGAGTTCGTCGTCGCCGAGGTCCCGGACGGCGACGAGCGGACCGTCGTCGGGTGCGGTGCCCTGCACGTGCTGTGGGACGACATCGCCGAGGTGCGCACGCTCGCCGTCGACCGACGATTCCTGCGTCGCGGTGTAGGCCACCACGTCCTCGGCACCTTGCTGGAGCGGGCGCGCGCCCTCGGGCTCAAGCGCGTCTTCAGTCTCACCTTCGAGGTCGAGTTCTTCGGCGGGCACGGCTTTGTGCCCATCGCGGGCACGCCGGTGGGCACCGACGTCTACGCCGCGATGCTCCGCTCCCACGACGACGGCGTCGCCGAGTTCCTCGACCTCGCCCGGGTCAAGCCGAACACCCTGGGCAACACGCGGATGCTGCTCGAGCTCTAG
- a CDS encoding MerR family transcriptional regulator, translating into MARRGPGAPERRPAPRRPHGPARGAVPRHALTKGARRPTDRTADGLPRPHWAHGCHDDRRLSRATKLTAKALRFYHETGLLTPSSVDPHSGYRRYGSEQVAEPQVIRALRALDVPVDVAREVLAAPDVASRGARPVAPRADGATARRHRVRRRPAAEPAR; encoded by the coding sequence GTGGCACGACGAGGACCCGGCGCGCCGGAGCGTCGACCCGCACCACGACGCCCTCATGGACCAGCTCGTGGAGCGGTTCCGCGTCACGCGCTGACGAAAGGGGCGCGTCGGCCCACGGACCGGACCGCTGACGGGCTCCCTCGGCCACACTGGGCCCATGGGTGCCATGACGATCGGCGACTTTCGCGCGCCACGAAGCTGACGGCCAAGGCGCTGCGGTTCTACCACGAGACCGGGCTGCTCACGCCGTCGTCGGTGGACCCGCACAGCGGCTACCGGCGCTACGGGTCCGAGCAGGTGGCCGAACCGCAGGTCATCCGCGCCCTGCGCGCGCTCGACGTGCCGGTCGACGTCGCCCGGGAGGTGCTCGCGGCGCCCGACGTCGCTTCGCGCGGCGCTCGTCCGGTCGCACCTCGAGCGGATGGAGCGACGGCTCGCCGACACCGAGTCCGCCGTCGCCCGGCTGCGGAGCCTGCTCGCTGA
- a CDS encoding SDR family oxidoreductase — translation MSALRVLFIGGSGIISSASTALAAQRGVELTLLNRGTGRRDVPDGVRQVVGDIRDPDSVRAALGTEEFDAVVDWVAFTPDHVRTDLDLFEGRTGQYVFISSASAYQTPANRLPIRESTPLRNPFWQYSRDKIACEEVLVEAYRDRGFPATIVRPSHTYDRTLVPFDAGWTFIERMRQGKEVVVHGDGSSLWTLTHHTDFAKGFVPLLGHPRTLGEAFHITSDDVLTWDAIAHALARAAGTQARIVHVPSDVIAAHDAEWGASLLGDKTHSSVFDNGKLRSVVPDLVATVPFEEGAREIVAWHDEDPARRSVDPHHDALMDQLVERFRVTR, via the coding sequence GTGAGCGCACTGCGGGTCCTGTTCATCGGCGGCAGCGGCATCATCAGCTCCGCCAGCACGGCGCTCGCGGCGCAGCGAGGTGTCGAGCTCACGCTGCTCAACCGGGGAACCGGGCGGCGCGACGTCCCGGACGGCGTCCGCCAGGTCGTCGGGGACATCCGCGACCCGGACTCGGTCCGCGCGGCCCTAGGCACGGAGGAGTTCGACGCCGTCGTCGACTGGGTGGCGTTCACCCCCGACCACGTCCGGACCGATCTCGACCTCTTCGAGGGCCGCACCGGGCAGTACGTCTTCATCAGCTCCGCCTCGGCGTACCAGACGCCGGCCAACCGGCTGCCCATCCGGGAGTCCACGCCGCTGCGCAACCCGTTCTGGCAGTACAGCCGCGACAAGATCGCGTGCGAGGAGGTGCTCGTCGAGGCGTACCGGGACCGAGGGTTCCCGGCGACGATCGTGCGGCCGTCGCACACGTACGATCGCACCCTCGTCCCCTTCGACGCCGGCTGGACGTTCATCGAGCGGATGCGCCAGGGCAAGGAGGTCGTCGTCCACGGAGACGGCTCCTCGCTCTGGACGCTCACCCACCACACGGACTTCGCCAAGGGCTTCGTGCCGCTGCTGGGACACCCCCGCACCCTCGGTGAGGCCTTCCACATCACGTCCGACGACGTGCTCACGTGGGACGCCATCGCTCACGCCCTCGCCCGTGCGGCCGGGACGCAGGCGCGCATCGTCCACGTACCCTCCGACGTCATCGCCGCGCACGACGCCGAGTGGGGCGCGTCGCTGCTCGGGGACAAGACGCACTCGTCGGTCTTCGACAACGGCAAGCTGCGCAGCGTCGTGCCCGACCTCGTCGCCACCGTGCCCTTCGAGGAGGGCGCCCGCGAGATCGTCGCGTGGCACGACGAGGACCCGGCGCGCCGGAGCGTCGACCCGCACCACGACGCCCTCATGGACCAGCTCGTGGAGCGGTTCCGCGTCACGCGCTGA
- a CDS encoding Dabb family protein: MPIEHTVAFRLSAAPGSPEEAGFLDEARTALTSIPGVEDFAVMRQVSPKSPLAWQFRMRFADQAAYDAYSAHPTHVDFVERRWTRDVAEFQELDFVAPAA, encoded by the coding sequence ATGCCGATCGAGCACACCGTCGCCTTCCGCCTCTCCGCCGCTCCGGGCTCGCCCGAGGAGGCCGGCTTCCTCGACGAGGCACGCACGGCCCTCACCTCGATCCCCGGCGTGGAGGACTTCGCCGTCATGCGTCAGGTGAGCCCCAAGAGCCCGCTCGCGTGGCAGTTCCGGATGCGGTTCGCCGACCAGGCCGCGTACGACGCCTACAGCGCCCACCCCACGCACGTGGACTTCGTCGAACGCCGCTGGACCCGCGACGTCGCCGAGTTCCAGGAGCTCGACTTCGTCGCACCGGCCGCCTGA
- a CDS encoding Type 1 glutamine amidotransferase-like domain-containing protein, with protein sequence MKYLLTSGGVTNPSIHAALVRLLGKPISECAALCVPTALWGHAMCGPASVRGFIAAEPGSQHLSGLGWASLGVLELTALPTVPAERWVPWVRAADVLLVDGGDATYLCHWMRESGLAALLPSLTETVWVGVSAGSMVLTPRIGDYFVEWPSAPDDRTLGVVDFAIFPHLNAFPTNTPAHAERWAADIGVPAYAIDEETAIAVVDGAVEVVSEGTWTKLR encoded by the coding sequence GTGAAGTACCTGCTCACGTCAGGCGGGGTGACGAACCCCAGCATCCACGCCGCGCTCGTGCGCCTTCTCGGCAAGCCGATCTCCGAGTGCGCCGCCCTCTGCGTACCGACCGCGCTGTGGGGCCACGCGATGTGCGGCCCCGCATCGGTGCGCGGCTTCATCGCCGCCGAGCCCGGGTCGCAGCACTTGTCCGGGCTGGGGTGGGCGTCGCTCGGTGTCCTCGAGCTCACCGCGTTGCCCACCGTCCCCGCGGAGCGGTGGGTCCCGTGGGTGCGGGCCGCCGACGTGCTCCTGGTCGACGGCGGTGATGCGACGTACCTCTGCCACTGGATGCGTGAGTCCGGCCTGGCCGCCCTGCTGCCCTCGCTGACCGAGACGGTGTGGGTGGGTGTGAGCGCCGGGAGCATGGTGCTCACACCGCGGATCGGTGACTACTTCGTGGAGTGGCCGTCCGCGCCGGACGACCGCACCCTCGGCGTCGTCGACTTCGCGATCTTCCCGCACCTCAACGCCTTCCCGACGAACACCCCGGCCCACGCCGAGCGGTGGGCGGCCGACATCGGCGTCCCCGCGTACGCCATCGACGAGGAGACGGCGATCGCGGTCGTCGACGGCGCCGTCGAGGTGGTCTCCGAAGGAACGTGGACGAAGCTCCGGTAG
- a CDS encoding GH25 family lysozyme, whose translation MVDSSAEPPPRPRARRRWLIAVVVVLALVAAALAAAWYLWFPHHRPALRPNESLGIDVSHHQGAVDWDAVAGDGIDFAYLKASEGTGWVDSRFAENWSGADDAGLPRGAYHFFTLCTPGGEQAAHFLRTAPPESGALPPAVDLELVGNCSARPPAEEVVAELDTFLAVVEEAWGTDALLYVGEDWEGEYPVLDRSDRPRWLVSFLSRPDRTWTVWQFSWWGSVDGIEGDVDLDVARLDELRR comes from the coding sequence GTGGTCGACTCGTCGGCGGAACCGCCTCCGCGCCCGCGTGCCAGGCGCCGCTGGCTCATCGCCGTCGTCGTGGTGCTCGCCCTGGTCGCCGCGGCGCTCGCGGCCGCGTGGTACCTCTGGTTCCCGCACCACCGCCCGGCGCTGCGCCCCAACGAGTCCCTCGGCATCGACGTCAGCCACCACCAGGGCGCCGTCGACTGGGACGCGGTGGCGGGCGACGGGATCGACTTCGCCTACCTCAAGGCGAGCGAGGGAACCGGGTGGGTGGACTCCCGGTTCGCCGAGAACTGGTCGGGCGCCGACGACGCCGGCCTGCCCCGCGGGGCGTACCACTTCTTCACCCTGTGCACGCCGGGCGGCGAGCAGGCCGCGCACTTCCTGCGCACGGCTCCGCCGGAGTCCGGCGCCCTGCCGCCCGCGGTGGATCTCGAGCTCGTCGGGAACTGCAGCGCGCGCCCGCCGGCCGAGGAGGTCGTGGCCGAGCTCGACACGTTCCTCGCGGTGGTCGAGGAGGCGTGGGGCACCGATGCGCTGCTCTACGTCGGCGAGGACTGGGAGGGCGAGTACCCGGTGCTCGACCGCTCGGACCGCCCCCGGTGGCTGGTGAGCTTCCTTAGCCGCCCCGACCGCACGTGGACCGTGTGGCAGTTCTCTTGGTGGGGCAGCGTCGACGGCATCGAGGGCGACGTCGACCTCGACGTCGCCCGCCTCGACGAGCTGCGCCGATAG
- the aqpZ gene encoding aquaporin Z: protein MKLGNRLAAEFVGTFWLVLCGCGSAVLAAGFPDVGIGWLGVSLAFGLTVLTMAYALGHVSGAHFNPAVTVGLVLAKRFEAKDAIAYIVTQVVAAIAAAAVLYVIATGQSDFSVAESGFAANGYGEHSPGGYGLVAALVTEVVLTAGFLFVIIGATDRRAPKGFGPLAIGLALTLVHLVSIPVTNASINPARSTGPAIFVGDWALGQLWLFWVAPIVGAAIAGFAYRYITGDAGVDDVAETAQDPSDAPQV, encoded by the coding sequence ATGAAGCTCGGCAACCGGTTGGCCGCGGAGTTCGTCGGCACGTTCTGGCTCGTTCTGTGCGGCTGCGGAAGCGCGGTTCTCGCCGCGGGCTTCCCCGACGTGGGCATCGGGTGGCTGGGGGTGTCCCTGGCCTTCGGTCTCACCGTCCTCACGATGGCGTACGCGCTGGGTCATGTCTCCGGGGCCCACTTCAACCCTGCGGTGACGGTCGGGCTGGTCCTCGCCAAGCGGTTCGAAGCGAAGGACGCCATCGCCTACATCGTCACGCAGGTCGTCGCGGCGATCGCCGCCGCCGCGGTGCTGTACGTGATTGCCACGGGCCAGAGCGATTTCTCGGTGGCCGAGTCCGGTTTTGCCGCCAACGGGTACGGCGAGCACTCACCCGGCGGGTACGGGCTGGTCGCGGCCCTGGTGACCGAGGTGGTCCTCACGGCAGGGTTCCTGTTCGTGATCATCGGGGCGACCGATCGCCGTGCACCCAAGGGTTTCGGGCCGCTGGCCATCGGCTTGGCGCTGACGCTGGTCCACCTGGTGTCCATCCCGGTCACCAACGCCTCGATCAACCCCGCGCGTTCCACCGGCCCGGCGATCTTCGTCGGGGACTGGGCCCTCGGGCAGTTGTGGCTGTTCTGGGTCGCCCCGATCGTCGGGGCCGCGATCGCCGGCTTCGCCTACCGCTACATCACGGGCGACGCCGGAGTGGACGACGTCGCCGAGACCGCCCAGGACCCGTCGGACGCGCCCCAGGTCTGA